The Melospiza georgiana isolate bMelGeo1 chromosome 9, bMelGeo1.pri, whole genome shotgun sequence genome has a segment encoding these proteins:
- the BCL10 gene encoding B-cell lymphoma/leukemia 10 → MEGPGSWSSSGGAGRPLTEDEMAEVKKDALERMRPYLCDKIIAERHFDYLRSKKILTREDTEEISARSSSRKKAGKLLDYLAENPKGLDTLIESIRRERTQNFLLQKITDVVLKVKNEKLEALKGLSCSTCMTSLYGGTNNLSRSFSDESNFLDKTKDKESTQIHHPEEDYSTAAFVSAVSLHSMNLPIAEMGSSQCSVFSATLPGPGDPGAPPLPPELQAEQQEPCTSSSDNCFLPLRSRSVQPQ, encoded by the exons ATGGAGGGCCCGGGGTCGTGGTCGAGCtcgggcggcgcggggcggccgCTGACGGAGGACGAGATGGCGGAGGTGAAGAAGGAT gcTTTGGAAAGGATGCGTCCTTACCTGTGTGATAAGATCATAGCTGAGAGACACTTTGATTACCTGCGCTCCAAGAAAATACTCACCAGGGAGGACACAGAGGAAATTTCTGCTCGATCTTCCAGTAGGAAAAAAGCTGGGAAGTTGTTGGACTACTTAGCAGAAAATCCAAAGGGACTAGACACTCTGATTGAATCTATCAGGCGAGAAAGAACACAGAACTTCCTGTTACAAAAGATAACTGATGTAGTGCTGAAAGTCAAAAATGAAAAGCTTGAAGCTCTTAAAG GTTTAAGCTGCAGCACCTGTATGACCTCACTGTATGGAGGAACAAATAATCTTTCTAGATCATTTTCTGATGAATCAAATTTCCTGGATAAAACAAAAGACAAAGAATCTACCCAGATACATCACCCAGAAGAAGATTATAGCACCGCCGCATTTGTGTCTGCCGTGTCTCTTCACTCAATGAATTTGCCAATTGCAGAGATGGGAAGTTCACAGTGCAGTGTTTTCTCAGCCACCCTCCCGGGGCCTGGGGACCCTGGTGCACCCCcgctgcccccagagctgcaggcagagcagcaggagccatgcACCAGCTCAAGTGACAATTGCTTTTTGCCTTTAAGGTCACGTTCTGTTCAGCCACAGTGA